aaaaaaattataaaatggcataataaattattacaaatctatttgttctccacttaagtaattgtttcaaTCTGACTTTCACTTctcatcaatatatttgagtaaaaagGAAACACCGTTCACGGGatcttcaagattttattactcaacaattgtgaagtgtgagttaaagtgactatatgttggtgagaataataaatattatgccggtgagaataataaattttaaaaagtaatgatgtgaattttatttacatgtgaaataaatggttagtagatataaatgtggagttgttttaacaaaatataaactcgtggatcaatttttgtattaaaatatctcaaatcatgatatagTATTTCGTATGATTCCATATCATCGTTTTTGGAGAATATGGAATCAcatctcatgatatggaatcagcGTAAAATCACATGTCCAAATTTTGATTCCATCTCACGATATCAATAGCGGTATGATATCGCATGTCCAAATACCTACTTAAACTCTAGAAGAAGACGAGAAGACTGGATAATTCTTTCACAATATGCATGAATTCTCCAAACCGTCGTGACAACTCTTTTATCTCTACTCAACCTGAATCCGAACAAATCTATTGTTGGGCTGTTTTACTCTTGGGCCTCTTTGTGGTTTAGCCCAGGGCCCAATAGTTTGTATAGCCTCTGGGCTCTTTGTGTTCAACAATTACCATACCCCTTTTGCCCTTCCTCTTTTCATTGGAAAATTGGCAATGGATGTGTGACTTAAAAGTATGTGTTACTGCCTGTTATCTTTTCGTATTTCTATAATGTGTTATTTGTTTTTACCGGTGTTCTTTTTCTCTAATGCTTTGTATTTCTATAATGCATTATATTGTTTTAGTATGTGCTATGATCTTCTTTacttttgtgaattttttatcAAACTGCTCTAAAATTCGATACTTTAATTTATGGTATGTTTCAgaattaatatttctatttttataagaCAGAGATAAAGTCTGACACACTCTTCCCTATCAAACTACACATGCAAAGTTTCATcgaatatgttgttgttattaaaGAAAATGTGGACCATGTTTCCTAATAAAAAAGATGGAATCCCACAACACATTTGAATCAGAATTTGAATACGATTTAAGTAATTAAAAGATAAGGTCAACATTCATATACACTGCACAACGTAGTACGTTCAATCGTTGTTGTTTAAATTTTGGTTTTCTTTCTAATTTGAACTCCCTTTTCCTTCCTCTCTCTCCACCATAATTATCTCTTCTTTTCTAGTCTGCATATAGGCTTTTGAgtcgatttttttaaaattgacttcGTATTTATTagattcaaaacaaaaaagaagtaaaaaaaaaatacttcataCGTTCCATTGCACGtgacatattttaaattttgaaatttaaataaatttatttatgattgtATGTTTTTATagatcttttaattattttgaattatctagtttaaaattttttgaagattttatAAAGAGAGTCAAACATTGTTTGACTGCGAAAAATGAAGGGAGTAATTAAATTTTCCGGGAGTGTTTATTTTGGAGTATAGAAAACATAGTCAAGTGTATGAGGTAGAAGTTGTACATTGCTATGCCTGAGGATAAACTTGCAGAAACTGCTCATCTTTTCCGTTGATGTTAGCTTCTGAGTCCACAGACCAGAATAGCTATACTTGGTTGAGATTTGCTTCTTTTGCTCTCTGTTTCTAGTAATCTGAACATTTGATACTAGGGTAAATTCCAGCGGATCATAAGCTACACTTacctttattttccttttttttaattctctcTCTATTATTATCTGTATTCTGGAATGACGAATTGCTCTACTGTTTTTCTCTAAACAGATTTATTCATATTGAAGACTGAAGACAGATTCGAATGATAGAAGTTGACCTCCATGTTTGAGTCCCTGTGCAGCAACAGACAATGATTTAATGTATGAACTGCTTTCATCCAGATAACATCCCAACACCTTCTGCTACATTGCTGGAGACTTGCCAGGGAAAAGTGATATATGAAAACTTGTTTCGGTGTTATTACATAAACTCATAAATATGACAgcaaaagtaaattaaaagaCGTACACACACATGAGATTGTACAAAAACGTAGAAACTATTCACTCCTGAGAACTTGCTTCGAATTTTTGGAGTACGCTAATTGTGGTGGTGAGAACACAACACACTCATAGGCTACTTTGAGGAATATCCGTTCATTTCAGGTTGGCCTGGCTCCTCTTCCTCggtttcttgttgttgttgttgttgatgcctctcttcttcttcctcctgtCTCCTAGCTTCTTCTTCTTGCCTTTCAGCTTCCTCTTGCCTTTCCCTCTCTGCCTCTCTTGCTGCCTCTTCTTCACTCCTCCTTGATTCCTCCTCTTGTCTCCTTGattcttcctcctcctcctccttcctTCTTGTTTCTGCTTCCTCTTGCCTTTCCCTCTCTGCCTCTCTTGCTGCCTCTTCTTCACTCCTCCTTGATTCCTCCTCTTGTCTCCTTGactcttcctcctcctccttcctTCTTGTTTctgcttcttcttctcttctccttgCTGCTTCTGCCTCTCTTTGTGCTTCTTCCTCCTGTTGTATTCTCCTTGCTTCTTCTGCCTCTCTTTGTGCTTCTTCCTCCTCTATCCTTCTTGCTTCTTCTGCCTCTCTTTGTGCTTCTTCCTCCTCTATCCTTCTTGCTTCCTCTGCTTCTTCCTCCTGTTGCCTTTTTGCTGCTGCTTCCTCCTCTCTCCTCCTTGCTTCCTCTGCCTCTCTCTCTGCTGCTTCCTCCTGTTGCCTTTTTGCTGCTGCTTCCTCCTCTTTCCTTCTTGCTTCCTCTGCTTCTTCCTCCTGTTGCCTTCTTCTTGCTTCCTCCTCTCTCCTTGATTCTTCCTCCTCCTGCCTTCTTTTTTCTGCTTCTTCCTCTTCTCTCCTTGCTTGCTCTGCCTCTCTTTGTGCTGCTTCTTCCTCTTCTTGTTTCTTTCTAGCTGCCTGTCTCTCtctttcctcttcctcttcctcttgtCTTCTCCTAGCTTCCTCTTCTTCCTGTCTCTTCCTTATTTCCTCTTCCTCCCTTTTCCTTGCTTCTTCCTCTTGTCTCCTCCTTTCTTCCTCTgcttctttctctcttctctcttcttcagCCTTTCTTgcctcctcttcctcttctctcctcctctcttcttcctctttcttcttcgcttcctcctcctccttcctCCTTTCTTCCTCCATCAACCTCTTCTCTTCCTCAGCACAAGATGTACACTCCAGTATAACTGAATCACCCTGTGCTTCAAGAATCTGATGCATTGTTGTGTTACCCACATTGAAAGATGCTTCCAATATATGCCTATCCAATGTTCGGAGGACCGATGCTTTCCCCGTCAAGTACTGAGGATGA
This window of the Solanum pennellii chromosome 2, SPENNV200 genome carries:
- the LOC107009597 gene encoding vicilin-like seed storage protein At2g18540, whose product is MSVKNCMSIQCCKILLKFLLFMIIIISSVFIDVRAKRENEGWEWGLGPLVKRAERKTLISTENGEVSSVTVADGTYHLQFITLEPNSLFLPVVLQTDMVFYVHTGSGKLTWMNENEEKSVDLRIGDVFRLPFGSIFFLESNLDPIRHKLRLYSIFPNSDRESLNEPYSSIRKMVLGFDKKVLQAAFHVPEDVIEEVLAGTEVPAIVHGVPKSTKKKKKNNLWEMEAQFMKTVLGRGSYSFFDNQRNKKKSSQLFNVFQEKPDFENCNGWSTVINRKKLPALKGSQIGIYVVNLTKGSMMGPHWNPMATEIGIAIQGEGMVRVVCSNSGTGVVGCKNMRFRVEEGDVFVVPRFDPMAQMAFNNNSFVFVGFSTTTKKHHPQYLTGKASVLRTLDRHILEASFNVGNTTMHQILEAQGDSVILECTSCAEEEKRLMEEERRKEEEEAKKKEEEERRREEEEEARKAEEERREKEAEEERRRQEEEARKREEEEIRKRQEEEEARRRQEEEEEERERQAARKKQEEEEAAQREAEQARREEEEAEKRRQEEEESRREEEARRRQQEEEAEEARRKEEEAAAKRQQEEAAEREAEEARRREEEAAAKRQQEEEAEEARRIEEEEAQREAEEARRIEEEEAQREAEEARRIQQEEEAQREAEAARRREEEAETRRKEEEEESRRQEEESRRSEEEAAREAERERQEEAETRRKEEEEEESRRQEEESRRSEEEAAREAERERQEEAERQEEEARRQEEEEERHQQQQQQETEEEEPGQPEMNGYSSK